In Caproicibacterium amylolyticum, a genomic segment contains:
- the polA gene encoding DNA polymerase I — protein sequence MKLLVLDGNSILNRAFYGIKLLTTKEGLYTNGIYGFLTMLQKLESEVQPDAVAIAFDLKAPTFRHKRYSGYKANRHGMPEELAQQLPNLKELLTLLGYCLVTCEGYEADDILGTLGRSCTERKDTCVIATGDRDSLQLVGPYVSVRLASTKYGQPQVTLYDEQRVMEDYGVKPPEMIEIKALQGDSSDCIPGVKGIGPKGAGDLIQKYHSIDYIYAHLDELEIRENLRQKLRDGKESAYLSHELGTICTSAPVDTNPKSYVKSPAKQSEAAVLMRRLEFFKLLEKMDWGSVPAPTDTSAEEAAAAPAAIPLDVHPDMDQLCSNLQKDGQIYVLGDFDGRNLQRLSVAQGDGAFLLEDPDDWKRIFALQLPCCTYDSKPLFTAAESAGAQLNLVQDALLAAYLLNATASGYNFERLCQEYGAPLPADVTMKHMQPQDLMRTDTLTSCASVCALPQLCKALAEKIEDSGETPLLRDIEQPLAHVLAHMEQTGFAVDRSGIAKYGKVLEEQVQSYQKDIWEQVGYEFNLNSPKQLGEALFDKLGLPHGKKTKSGWSTSAAVLENLRYEHPAVELILQYRTVSKLKSTYCDGLLKVIAPDGRIHSSFNQTETRTGRISSTEPNLQNIPVRTDLGRELRRFFVAKPGCVLIDADYSQIELRVLAHVANDQNMIDAFKSGADIHRATAAQVFHMPEEMVSPLMRSRAKAVNFGIVYGIGAFSLSKQLRISRQEADTYIKDYLQHYNGINDYMERVVAEAKEKGYAETMFGRRRYLPELSSSNFNLRSFGERVARNMPIQGAAADIIKIAMIHVEERLKREGLSAQLILQVHDELIVEAPEAEAETAAKLLQEEMENAVSLAVPLTADAKSGKTWYEAKA from the coding sequence ATGAAATTACTCGTTCTGGACGGCAACAGCATCCTGAACCGCGCCTTTTACGGCATCAAGCTCCTTACAACAAAGGAAGGGCTGTACACAAACGGAATTTACGGTTTCCTGACCATGCTGCAAAAACTGGAAAGCGAAGTGCAGCCGGATGCGGTGGCAATCGCATTTGACCTAAAAGCACCGACTTTTCGCCACAAGCGGTACTCCGGTTACAAGGCAAACCGCCACGGTATGCCCGAAGAACTGGCGCAGCAGCTGCCAAACCTGAAAGAGCTGCTGACCCTGCTCGGCTACTGTTTAGTTACCTGCGAGGGTTACGAAGCAGACGATATTCTGGGTACACTGGGGCGTTCCTGCACAGAACGGAAAGACACCTGTGTCATTGCCACCGGAGACCGCGACAGCCTTCAGCTGGTTGGGCCTTACGTTTCCGTGCGTCTGGCAAGCACCAAATACGGTCAGCCGCAGGTCACGCTTTATGATGAACAGCGCGTCATGGAGGACTATGGCGTAAAGCCGCCGGAAATGATTGAAATCAAGGCTCTGCAGGGGGACTCCTCCGACTGTATCCCCGGCGTAAAGGGAATCGGCCCCAAAGGCGCAGGGGATTTGATTCAGAAGTATCATTCCATTGATTATATTTATGCACATCTGGATGAACTGGAAATCCGCGAAAACCTGCGTCAAAAACTGCGTGACGGCAAGGAAAGTGCCTACCTTTCTCATGAACTTGGCACCATCTGCACCAGTGCACCGGTCGATACAAACCCGAAATCTTATGTGAAGTCGCCTGCCAAACAATCGGAAGCAGCCGTACTGATGCGCCGTCTGGAATTCTTTAAGCTGCTGGAAAAGATGGACTGGGGCAGCGTTCCCGCTCCAACTGACACTTCTGCAGAAGAAGCCGCAGCCGCTCCTGCCGCCATTCCGCTTGATGTGCATCCGGACATGGATCAACTGTGCAGCAACCTGCAAAAGGACGGACAAATCTATGTACTCGGCGACTTTGACGGCAGAAATCTGCAGCGCTTGTCTGTTGCACAGGGGGACGGTGCCTTTCTTCTGGAAGACCCCGACGACTGGAAGCGCATTTTCGCCCTGCAGCTGCCGTGCTGCACCTATGACAGCAAACCGCTTTTTACCGCCGCAGAGTCGGCAGGCGCACAACTCAACTTGGTGCAGGACGCTTTGCTGGCAGCGTACCTTCTGAATGCAACCGCAAGCGGCTACAATTTTGAGCGTCTCTGTCAGGAATACGGTGCCCCTTTGCCCGCTGATGTAACGATGAAGCATATGCAGCCGCAGGATTTAATGCGTACCGACACACTGACCTCCTGTGCGAGCGTCTGCGCCCTGCCGCAGCTGTGCAAAGCACTGGCGGAAAAAATCGAAGATTCCGGTGAAACCCCGCTGCTGCGTGACATTGAGCAGCCGCTCGCCCACGTGCTGGCGCACATGGAACAGACCGGCTTTGCTGTGGACCGTTCCGGTATCGCAAAATACGGAAAGGTGCTGGAGGAGCAGGTTCAGTCCTATCAAAAGGATATTTGGGAACAGGTCGGATACGAATTTAACCTGAACAGCCCCAAACAACTCGGTGAAGCACTGTTTGACAAACTGGGACTGCCGCACGGGAAAAAGACGAAAAGCGGGTGGTCCACCAGTGCTGCCGTGCTGGAAAATCTGCGCTATGAGCATCCGGCTGTGGAATTGATTTTGCAGTACCGCACCGTCAGCAAGTTGAAATCCACCTACTGTGACGGTCTGCTGAAAGTCATTGCACCGGACGGACGCATTCACTCCAGCTTTAATCAGACAGAAACCCGCACCGGCCGCATCAGCTCCACAGAACCGAACTTGCAGAACATTCCGGTACGTACCGACCTTGGCCGCGAACTGCGCCGTTTCTTTGTTGCAAAACCCGGCTGCGTGCTGATTGACGCCGACTATTCCCAAATTGAACTGCGTGTGTTGGCACACGTTGCTAATGACCAGAACATGATTGACGCCTTTAAAAGCGGAGCAGACATTCACCGCGCGACCGCGGCGCAGGTGTTTCATATGCCGGAAGAAATGGTCAGTCCGCTCATGCGCAGCCGTGCCAAAGCGGTCAATTTCGGCATTGTGTACGGCATCGGTGCTTTTTCCCTTTCCAAGCAGCTGCGCATCTCCCGGCAGGAGGCGGATACCTATATAAAGGATTATCTGCAGCATTACAACGGCATCAACGATTACATGGAACGGGTGGTTGCCGAGGCAAAAGAAAAAGGCTACGCCGAAACCATGTTTGGCCGGCGGCGGTACCTGCCGGAACTTTCCAGCAGCAACTTTAATCTGCGTTCCTTTGGCGAACGCGTGGCGCGGAATATGCCGATTCAGGGAGCCGCCGCCGATATTATTAAAATCGCCATGATTCATGTGGAGGAGCGCCTGAAAAGGGAGGGCCTTTCCGCCCAGTTGATTTTACAGGTGCACGATGAACTGATTGTGGAAGCACCAGAGGCAGAAGCGGAAACCGCCGCAAAATTGTTGCAGGAAGAAATGGAAAATGCCGTTTCCCTGGCAGTTCCGCTCACCGCGGACGCAAAATCCGGAAAAACTTGGTACGAAGCGAAAGCGTAA
- a CDS encoding pentapeptide repeat-containing protein — protein sequence MQQPAVTAAESLFEPQDFVQYVQSFLQEEMPLSALQVHSSSAKQQDFSRLDVRNSLFENCTFSECPFDGASFTDVVFRGCDFSNSVFTDAFFERCSFQNCRCLGTNFGGSVFRQFSVKQANLQYACFDRVKMTDAEFRECDFTEVSLADTTLKRFSAADCRFVRCSFFKTMLTGIDFSNNTFSSPIVSSPPVELKGCTVSLTQAAGLAGLLGVKVRL from the coding sequence ATGCAGCAGCCCGCCGTGACAGCAGCTGAATCCCTTTTTGAACCACAGGATTTCGTGCAGTATGTACAGTCCTTTCTGCAGGAGGAAATGCCGCTGAGCGCTTTGCAGGTTCACAGCAGCTCTGCCAAACAACAGGACTTTTCGCGTTTGGATGTGCGAAACAGCCTGTTTGAAAACTGCACATTTTCAGAATGTCCTTTTGACGGTGCTTCTTTCACCGATGTCGTTTTCCGCGGCTGCGATTTTTCCAACAGCGTTTTTACGGATGCCTTTTTTGAACGATGCAGTTTTCAGAACTGCCGCTGCCTGGGCACTAACTTCGGCGGCTCCGTTTTTCGGCAGTTCAGCGTAAAGCAGGCAAACCTGCAATATGCCTGTTTTGACCGTGTGAAAATGACCGATGCTGAATTTCGGGAGTGTGATTTCACAGAGGTCTCGCTGGCTGATACCACACTCAAACGCTTTTCGGCAGCTGACTGCCGCTTTGTTCGCTGCAGCTTTTTCAAAACGATGCTCACCGGTATTGATTTTTCCAACAACACCTTTTCCTCGCCCATTGTTTCCTCGCCGCCTGTGGAACTGAAAGGCTGCACAGTCAGCCTGACGCAGGCTGCCGGACTGGCTGGCCTGCTGGGTGTAAAAGTCCGGCTTTAA
- the dusB gene encoding tRNA dihydrouridine synthase DusB: MLKIGNVELTGQALLAPMAGVTDRAFRELCVRFGAGYCVTEMVSAKALEYEDKKTAGLMDIGPKEHPCGIQIFGSEPKTMALAAKRALAFGPDIIDINMGCPVPKINASGSGAALMKTPQLCREIVAAVKDAVNIPVTVKIRTGWDSGSINAVEVAKICAEAGADAVAVHARTKTQMYKPGVDWRMIRAVKEAVSIPVIGNGDVTGPNAAAHMLEQTGCDAVMIGRSAMGNPWIFQQINAALQEQVEIVPQPGLYQRMTVMLQHIAKMVEYKGEHRAMHEARKHVAWYLHGLRGAAEFRRRSGELETYRDLELLARDILNENQEETEENSR; the protein is encoded by the coding sequence ATGTTGAAAATCGGAAATGTGGAATTGACAGGACAGGCATTGCTGGCACCGATGGCGGGGGTGACCGACCGCGCTTTTCGGGAGCTTTGCGTGCGCTTTGGCGCGGGCTACTGCGTAACGGAAATGGTGAGCGCAAAGGCGCTGGAATATGAAGATAAAAAGACAGCGGGATTGATGGATATCGGCCCAAAGGAACACCCGTGCGGCATTCAGATTTTTGGCAGTGAGCCGAAAACAATGGCGTTGGCAGCCAAACGTGCGCTTGCGTTTGGGCCGGATATTATAGATATCAACATGGGCTGCCCTGTGCCGAAAATCAATGCTTCCGGCAGCGGTGCGGCGCTTATGAAGACGCCGCAGCTGTGCCGGGAAATCGTGGCGGCAGTCAAGGATGCGGTGAACATTCCGGTGACCGTAAAAATCCGTACCGGGTGGGACAGCGGCAGCATTAATGCGGTGGAGGTGGCGAAAATCTGTGCAGAAGCGGGTGCGGACGCAGTTGCGGTACATGCGCGTACAAAAACGCAAATGTACAAGCCGGGTGTGGACTGGCGCATGATCCGCGCCGTAAAAGAGGCAGTTTCCATTCCGGTCATTGGAAACGGGGATGTTACGGGGCCGAATGCCGCGGCACATATGCTGGAACAGACCGGCTGCGACGCGGTTATGATTGGACGCAGTGCGATGGGAAATCCGTGGATCTTCCAGCAGATCAATGCGGCCTTGCAGGAGCAGGTGGAGATTGTTCCGCAGCCGGGGCTTTACCAGCGGATGACCGTCATGCTGCAGCATATTGCCAAAATGGTGGAGTATAAAGGGGAGCACCGCGCCATGCACGAAGCGCGCAAGCACGTTGCGTGGTATCTGCATGGGCTGCGGGGAGCGGCAGAGTTTCGCCGCCGCTCCGGCGAACTGGAAACATATCGTGATCTGGAACTGCTGGCGCGGGATATCCTGAACGAAAATCAAGAAGAAACGGAAGAAAACAGTCGGTAA